The genomic segment aacctatttaattccattttttgaATGGCTCTTAAGTTTTCatgttattcaatttagtccctaaattcgaaatagaaatatctttcaattttgagcttttatttcaaaatcaatATCAATCACATCCATTAGGGACTCCCTACTATCTAGTATTACtgaaatttcacatcaatttcataatttattcactttagtcctttttgtATAAAACTAACAGTTAAACATTACAATCTAGTCGTTTTTCACATCCatgtttaaaatatatcaatttaacaccaatttcatcaagaaataaaaagtgaaaactttcaaaaacttcaacagttttgcaaattggtacatgggctagttaAATCAAGCTCTCGTGACctcaaaaacaaataaattacaagaaaatgacttaaaattTCTTACCAATCAAGGGTTGAATGTTTTGAAATTCAAAAGGGTTTTCTTCCTTTCAAcaagaatgaagaagatgaagaaaacatgtcatcttttttatttttattttgtcttatatacttaaattaaaagttaattaaccttaattaattaacatGAATCATAATTAACTTAAATTAGTGGATGAAAACATCATTTTCCActatctcataaaataaaatggtttatttGCCATTTGGAACCTTTAGCTATTTAAAAGTCTATAGcaataagacttttacaatttagtccttataccttaattaagcaattaatagGCAAAATTGAAGGAATAAACTTTTATACTatctccataaatatttatatttaatatttacagattcagtttatagaaatgagattTTGAAACCGTCTTTTCTAACGCCATTGAAAATCAAGTTGTTACATATACATTGCCACAATTAGCAAATAAAAATGGACATATCATATTAACATTATACCTTCAATGATGCATACATtaccatttcaattcatatattcataattcatatgccaatttcatatattatctCAATTGGTAACTCAATGTATACATTTCATGCTATACTTTCTAACAACAAAATATAATCACTTTCATTTGGAATTCATGTCAATTCAATTCATTATTCATGTATATAATATATGCCAATTTGATACCCAACTCATTTTACTATCTTATTCTCTCTCAAGTCTTTTGACTTGTACATATTCAAATCAGCCCCTAGGGCTTATTTTAAACCAATTCGCATGTTTTTCACATGCTATTGATAGTCTTATATTGCATATATGCATTTTTAATATCATTTCGTATtatcaaatcatttcaaatattatttaacTAACTCACATTTTATAatccaatttcaaattttaatttaaaatttcacctaGTGCAATCTTAGTAAAAAAAAGACTTGAACATGCGAATGAACTACACCACACTAAGATAACTCATCTGAGCataaactacaccacaccagggCTCTGAAGTGCAAAGCTCGTAGGCATCAAATGCATATACGTATTCAAATACATCCTTCCACCACACCAAGGTCTCCTAAGAGACACTAAATACTCTATGATCTACAACATATGCTAGATCTGGAAATAACATATCATAATCTCAACATCATCAACTACCCTATACATAAACGCGCATatgaccctattggcatgccaattgtatcctagcCTTTTACTTAGTTCACATGGGAATTAACCATTCATATATCATAatctcatttcatttcattagcaattcatacatatatattcaatattaTATAGcataattcatataacatatcatatatcaataaTATCACTCTGTTTTAtactatattcaattcaatctaaatTCCCAATATTTAATATCATTCAATATTATCAACACAAATCAATTCATATAACTTATTATTATCAAATTCATATCATAACATATTCACACTatttttccataccatttctatcattaattcataatataagtcaattatcaatttatatcttacttattttgattttattcaatTCGGTCCAATTTCTCAATATTCAATTTCACCAATCATGAATCAAGTCATAAGACAATAAATCATCTTACTTCAATATTTGATATGCCACAATCATGCATGTATATATTACTCGAATTATAAAAGTACAAATCGATAATTCAGCTACTCGTCAACGACTCTCGCTTTTTCTTTCTCTCGCGATGACTTGACGTCGTCTTTCacttattaaaatatgtataggATGTTTAaagctttttctttctttttatcttCAAGAATTGGTGGAAGAGGATGAGattatcatctttctttccactacGATGTtatttataccttaattaactttagtttaattaatttaatcaagtttaattagtttaaataacatattaatatacataatttaattatgatttaaaataAGTGTGAACACCATCATCATCAACTATTTGCTATTTAATATtggtttatttatcattttgATCCTTCGGATAATTATTATCTAGGTTCCCAAgtcttttcttaattaaaactcaatagcgattggacttttacaatttagtctctgaactTTAATTAACTGAATTCTCAGTTAAATTACTTAACTaaactttattatattataataataactccgtaaatattcctattttatatttatggacttgatttACGAAAATGGGGTTTCGAAATCGTATttttcaacaccactgaaaatcaggtCATTACATGTTCAAGCTCACACTCGAAGCGATTAGTGGAAAGAGAATAGCAGAAAAAGTCATTCGATTGAAAGTCAGGAACATCTAGAATCTGTCTCGCTAAAAGCATAGGTACTTTTTGggaaaagtttattgctataaatattacaaacagactcgattttcaaaattttatttttttgctttgacaaaaaatcattttaaatcgGTTTTTTTCCAACACATACTTGTATCattgggtttgggttttattatttatatttatatatttaaaataatatatataattgggtTAGACCGGGCTCAAGCTTAAAAATTTGTCCAAAGCTTGGCCCGAATAGAAAATGGGCCTACATTTTTGTCCAAGCCCTTTCATATTTCGGATGGGATTTCGGACTTCGACAAATAGCTTGGTCTTTGCATAGCTCTAGTCATGTTCAATaacttaattaaatgattttttttatttttaattgtaattataaaaaattaaaaataattaagataaaaacattaaacttaatttaaaataataatgttttctacCAATTGGTATAGATTGGCACGAGATGGTACACACTCGTACAAATTGAAAATGGACCGAGACGCACTAGTACAACCAATACCAACTAAAATTTACACTGAAATTGAAATTGGAGTTTGTTGCTCCACTTTACTACCATAACAGGACATTAAGGCAAGTATGATGGTATCAGTATGAAACTGACTTCCTTGCTCATGATATCAACTTAGTTAGGCACTAAATAGTATCTctattatctatttatatttgtaCTATATGTTAAACActtgactgagttggtgtcataAGTCAACCGGGCACCAACTCGATTGGGTAATGATGAAAGTACCCTTACTTTACAatgtaaataatattattttgtgtgtgttttgtcattttatatcttttacataaaaagaaaatcaaaatatacgTACGCAATAATAGTTTAACCCAATCTATGGTTTTCAacacttatattttattattcatcaaTAGTCTCATTTTATTGGGGATCAACCCGTATAAACAATGAGATAGTAAAAGTACAGAAGAATGACCACAAGTATTTAAGTGGAAAACCCTCACTGagggataaaaaaccacaggcaaaggaGGCTTTGACTTTTCactaaacaaaaaaaagagtACAACGATAGTGAGTATCCAAAACCCGAATACAaagagaaaatccaaaagaaaccCTAATATCCCAAATAAAAAAGCTCTCTAAAAAACTTTCCCCAAAAACTCTCTAAAAAATCTCacacaaaaaatatttaatgCAAATCTGATTCTCTGAATCTAAGGTTCAAAAGGCCCTTTAAATAGGTTTGGGACGTGGGTCCAATATGACTAAAATAACACTGTAGGAAATAGAGTTTGATTGGGAAAAGAAATCTTGCTGAGAGTAAAAAATCGTAGTTGTATTTGTGCAGGAAACATCGTCTTGTCGTGACATCGCCTACCTGTCCGTCACGACATTGTAACTTTACCCGGTTGCCAAAAGTGTCGCATCGTCTTGACGTCTAGGACCTTTTTATCTCGACGTCGCGCAATTTTCTGCTTCCCTTCAATTTCATGGCAATTCTCATCTTAAGTGCTCGTAACATATCCAGTAAATGCGGGGCACACCttacaaatctccacattgactcgtATTTATCATGCTTCCTTTGCCAAATCCCGTCATGGGCCTATCTCGAACTTTGTAGGATTCTAACCTTAAAATCAGAGGACTTCTAGTCTTCgtcttgtgcactgccaaattgAAATTGACTGAGTTTTATTCCCATGAATGCAACACTCTATTTTCCCAACTCTTGTACATGAAAGAGAACCTCTCTTGTCCAAGATGGTCATACCTTTTTTGCTTGTATGACCAATTCATTTATGCCTCAACTGAATCGAATCTGACTCTTTAACAAACGAGGAACTTGTGGTTTTATCATTTACCATTGATCTTTACAGAACATAAAGATTGCATGTCTTTCAACCTCTCATCACAACTAGAGCACCATGAAACACCTTAATGTCGtttgactcgatgttgattctacaACTCTCTAAATCTAAATttcccaaagagatgagatttctttttaaattagaCATATGCTTGACATCTAATAGTGTCCTAATTGTCTTGTCGTGCATCATAATCTAAATGATACCAACACAAATTACCTTATAGGATGAGTCATTCCCCAtatgcacaactccaccttcaactgaactgtatatGGAGAACTAGTCCCTGTTGGGACACATGTGAGAAGAGCACCTTGAATtaaggatccactcggacgtaagTTTGGAGCTTTCGCTTGTTAACACCAATAAAAAATCATCACCATCTTCTTCGACTACAGTAGCATTGGTTACCTCAGCATTCTGCTCTTTATCCTCGTTACTCTTAATAGCCCTCCtggttttaattttcaaattataacatTCTACCTTTATGTGACCCAGCTTTTTATAGTGGTTGCATCTTTTGTCACAGTTCCTCGATTTTGACCTTGACCTAGATTGTTACCTGCCTTTGGCAACCAAAATCGAGGCTCTTTCATCAGATTTACTGCTTGAGCCTAATTCATTGTCGAGTTTTTCTTTGTTCAACAAATTTCCCTTCACATCCTCAAATGAGAGTTTATCTCTGCCATAAATTAGAGTCTCCCTAAAAGTTTTATATAAAGGGGAAAAAGAGCACAACAATAACATAGTCTGATCTTCGTCACCTATGTTAACCTCGACGTTCTTCAGGTCATTTAGAAGTGTAATAAACTCACTAATGTGAACCCTAATGGACGTTCTTTTACCAAACGTGTACAAGCATTGCTTCAATACCAATCGATTGACCAACGATTTCGTCAAATAAAGGGTTTCTAATTTCATCCATAAAGCAACCACTACATTTTTTTCTAAGTACTTCATGTAGTACATCATTCGTGAGGCATAACTATATCATAGACAAAgctttttcatcaagctctttccATTCCAATTTTTCTATACCTTTGGGATTTTTACCGGTAATGACCTTCTTTATGTCGTTCTGAACTAGAAGTGCTATCATTCGAACCTACCATAAACTGAAGTTTGTAATCTTATTAAACTTCTCAATATTGAATCTCTTTGTTGTCATCCTAAATGAGTCAATCTGTGGAAGCTgaacttagctctgataccagtttgttggggatcgacctgTATGAACAACGAGACAGTGAAAGTAAAGAAGATTGAACACAAGTATTTACGTGAAAAACCCTCACTgaaggataaaaaaccacgggcaaatgaGGCTTCGACTTTTCACTAAACAACAAACAAAGAGTAGAATGATGGAGAGTATCTAAAACATGAATACAAAGAGCAAATCCAAAAGAAACCCTAATATCCCAAATACAAAAGCTATCTAAAAACTCTCCCTAAAAGCTCTTTAACAAATCTCACACAAGAGATATTTAATGCAAATATGATTCTCTGAATCTAATGTCTTTAAACAGGGTTCCAAAGGCCCTTTAAATTGGCTTGGGATGTAGGTCCAATATGACCAAAATAACTTAGTAGGAAATAGAGTTCGACTAGGAGAAGAAACCCTGTTGAGAGTAAAAAATTGTAGTTGTATTTGTGCTGGAAACATTGTCTTGTCATGACGTCGCCTACCTACTCATCGCGACGTCGTAACTTTGCTCGGTTACCAAAAGCGTCGCGTCGTCCGGATGTATGGGACCTCCTTGTCCTGATGTCACGCAACTTTCTACTCCCCTTCGATTTCTCGTCTTAGGTGCCCATAATATATCTGATAAATGTAAGGCACACCCCACAGATttgttatttatatcatttttttgtGTGTAAGTATATTTGTTGCATAATTCTAGTTTTCGTCCATATTTTGGATGTGCCATAATTTAGTTATGTAAGGGATTCATTAAGTTAGTGTCATTCATCAACTGAGTCCAAAATCAATTGAGTAATTACCAAAAATCCttccttttataaaaaaataaacattattatGAGAGTATTTTTGTCAACTTAAgtcatataaaatctaaaaagtgCACTTGATGGAATTCAATCCTAAAACATCATAGTTATCAATGCCTTAACTTTACCAGTTCTTCCTTTACTTAAAACATCATAGTTGTCAATGCCTTAACTTTAcgatttcttccttttctttttggaCTTAAACTTCAATCCTAAAACATCATAGTTGTCAATGCCTTGACTTTACCATTTCTTCCGTTtcttaaaacatcataattgtcAATGCCTTAACTTTAccatttcttccttttctttttggaCTTAAACTTTACCATTTCAACCAAAACGTCGTTTGTACTTAATatcaattttaacaaaatatatttGGTACATAAATTTTTTTCATCGTTATTGTAAgtgtcataatttaattataataaaacctCCTATAAATCTAGTATCactcaaatgaaaatttttcaaaaattttttttaataaaataaattatactattatgaaagtattattttctttttgtacttttataaattaataaaaatttacaatttttaataagaatattggatatataatttttttgccaGGTACTACAAATCTAATAGATAGATAAAACTCTTCAATCACAAgtcaaaatgacaaaaaaatactaatttttgGAATAGAAGCAAATTAATAAGATCATAAGTAttttactcaaaaaaaaaaaacttactatcgatttctttttaatattttcaacatcCACATTCACTTTTCACATATTATCtttaaaaattattcatttatcttTAAAAAAGTATTAGAATTCCCAATCAAACAAATATAATTTCAAACCCACATTGATCCTTTACTAGCTCATCCATATAGCAGGATTTGTAGTTGTAGATCCAGAGACCAACACCCCTTGCCCCAGccatttcaaattagtcccatcAGATGAAATATGGGGGGGCGGGGGGGGGGGGAGACGGTGTCTTGGTCGCCATTACTAGATTACCAGTGTTAAGACAATAAAAGGGGCATTGTACAAGAACATATGTTTAAACCACAGGCCATTCCCCTCGTAACGATTACAACTGCAAAATGAGATACGATGTCGCTGTCACATGCAGGCATGCTGATAGAGTTTTGTCCTAAATCCCATACGATACAAGTGATGTGTACGTAGCATGAAATGAAATCATGCTCCTAAGTACTATCCATTAGCTGTTTCAATCAAGTGTAGACACAACCAAAGACCCTATTTTAACTGCAAACAGAAACAAGGAAAGAAAGGATGTTGTGCATTAAGTGGAGACACTCTATTTTAGCGCTTCTTCTTGCTTGCTTTTGATGGGGTTATTATCAGGTAGATGAACAGAACCACAATTGATATCACGGAGATTTGAGACCCATACTTAGCCATCAACCTCTGCATAAACCGAAGGTTCATATTTATTTGAAAGTCAGTAAGTAGTTTATGGGATCTGTAAATCAAACTATGAGAGACAAAAGTTAAGAATGGCCGATACTATGAATTTATCCAAATTGCAAATAATTCCAACAAATAGGCACATGCATGATTAGCTTAGCATACGTAGTAACATTTCATACCTTAGCCTTCAAGTTCCATCATGAACAGAGGGAGTTCCcaaaaaaaataaacagaaaGGCTTTAGTGACGTGAGAAACAGGGAAAAAACACCGAATACTGAACAGCTTGATTGTTGGTTACTGTTAGTCCAAACAAAACTTACCCACTCAAACTTCTTCTCAGGCGGTCTTTCCTCAAGGATATCTAAGGGAAAGATTGGAGTTGAATACGCCTcctaaaaacaaaataatgagTTAGATCATCAAACTCTTTTCACCCTCTTATCCCTTATATCTTGAGGGAGGGAAATAGAACACTGTTATGAATCTCAAACCTGTTGAACAGACTTGGTGGGAATTCGGAAATATATGACTGCTGGAGCACCATGAAACATTCCTTTCCTTTTGGCCTCTAATTCAAACGAATGTGATAGATGACCACCGCTGCGGTTCataaagtttttgcaatttaattaattcaatcaaCACAGAACATATCAAATGGAATTAGAGGAGGGAAATACTAACGCATCAAGCTTCTGCCATGAATGTGAAGTGTTGCCATTGACAATATCAAAAGCATCTTGAGGCCAGCTATTATCAATGAGACTCAAATCATATGCCGCCCTGAAATTTTTTCCCCCACAGATAATTTCTCAAGTAAGGTAATATCCCACAACATAAAATGCAcaagaaaaaaattcatatttgagtTCAAAGGAACACAGGCAGAAAAGGGGAAAATATACAATGCTAGGTCTTCATATTTACCACAGCAGAAGTCCATGAAATCTTTCATCAATATTATTCAAGCATCATATGGATCATACTCATAGAGTAAATTAACCTCCAAGTAAAATCATATAATCAACGGGGTTAGTAAACGAATTGAcagtaaaatttgaaattttaagaaacaGGCAAACTGCTAGAGCAGGAAAATTatacaaagaaagaaagaaaatttaacCATGCTCGCTGAAGAAGAGTAGCAAAATTCTCTAGTCATAAAGGttaaaaacaatgaaaatttttgtaaatcttcttctatttattaaaataattgtaatttgaTCCCTTTTCTGTCAGAACACAATACCTATAAAATGAATGAATTACGCTTCAAATTTGCTTCTTGTCAATTTACGTTTAATTTGAATCACCTAAAAAGAAGAATCTCTTCTCTCATGTAAATCAGCTGCTTATCAGTATCATGCAGTGTCTAAAACCACATTGTAAGCTACGAAGAGAAAGAGATAACTCGAAATCATACTCAAAATTAAAGATTATTCAAAATGTAGAATTTTCTCCTAGGTTGAAAAATCAGAGGTAGATCTGGATAAAAGCTATtagggaagaaagaaaagatagaagaaaaagggaaagggaaagaaaaaccCACGTGAAGCCTTGGTTGTAGATGTCGACGGAAACGGAGACGCGTTCGGTGCCGGATTTGAGTCTGTTCAGCGATGCCTTCTTGTGAGCGATGATGAAGGGGGCGTCGCCGGTGGCGGTGGCGGTGGCGGTGGCGGTGGCGGTGGCGGCTGAAACCaggaaaataataaagaaagcCTTGATGAGTGGATTTCCGATAAGTGTCGCCATGAGTCTGCCGGAACTGGTTACATTTATGTTTTTCTCTTCAataagaaatggaaaaatgaatttaaacaGGCGACACCAGGGTTCGTTCATAACATTGAGCTGCCCAGAGAATGAGAATCAAAATGTCTGCGGGCCGGCGTTGTTTTATTTGCAGGGCCAAAGTCGAAAATTATTTTGGGGGAGGAAATTAAATTCTATATGTTTacgtaaaaatataaatttatcattttgatatttatattttataatttttaaaaaaattaaataaaatttttattaattttaggagatcaaagtgtaattttatctttattaatttaaatttttataaattttaaaggagtcttaatggaaattttttattttagggggccgggatgtaacaacctgttttttagTGATGTTGGAGACagtagtttcggggccaccaaatccacGAGAAAATTCATAAgtactattatttaatatttacgagtcaaatgtggtttttaaaaaggtttttgatttgataaattatagtttataagcaatttattaagttcaagtagtatgaccttaaggtcaagtgattttagaaaatgaggtatcgggaccttatttctataaaccgagccgtaaatatttttataaatatttacggagtgtcattaaggtggtattaaagtttcgttgaaaaattttaacatttcgatagttaattaattaaaaagactaaattgtaaaatatataaaatttaatcactatttgatttgagtgattaaatggttaattgaataagtaaaagggacttaaatcgtaattagaccattcaaggtgttagtggacaataatggacatgaatttgatgttttatttaattattaactaaggttaatatggtaatttgataattatattaaattaaaataaaacaaaaggttaaTTGGTTATCATCTTTTTAGTTTTCTTCTTCATCAACTGAACCTCCATGAATGTTTGAGCTGAAGCTTTAGGCCATGGACAAATTGcttgcatggtatgtgattttggctccaattttaataatttttatgtttttgaaatcgttgcaactaggtctaactAGTtcgtacctttgattttgaaactgttaaaaattttgaatatttccattgatgaaccttgtgattttagatgttaaatgatgaatttgagatattagttgttatttaaaagtattttattatgtGATTTGTGATGAATTTtccgattagggactaaattgttaaaaaggtaaaaataaaaggatttaatatgaaattgttGCATGAATAGGCTGTTTTAGATACCTTGAGTATTCGGCTAgactcaattttgggtaaaaatggttaatttgcatgttttgggatcatggattaaattgaataaaagtaaaactttaagggcaattttgtaaaatattaaaaatgactaaattgcatagaatgaattttttattgtctaaattaatagatttaatgaaattattaatgtagatcaagatcgggtggaaaatcgaggaaaatgaaaaattaccaaaatgcccctgaactttggtatttctacaatttagccaagtaagtttgtatgaactgtattctgtataattttgattaaattgaatgtcaatatgtgattatattgtgattaaatcaatatatatatgttagtatgcaatTTATTATGTTATGAAACGAAGTAAATCCAATTACGTACGACGATTACCgggccccatttgaaccttaggaattcgtaggatacaagtgacatgtcattagggtttacatgattcgggtgctggtcctgaacgtcttaccgatggttgaggtccggcatgtgttgcgaatactccacagctcatgtaaGCAGCATCGTATAGCTACgtttcgacccacagctcgtgtgagcatgcccattttcacagctcatgtgagcattatGATTTGCAGGTCGTGTGAGCATTCTGATttacaactcatgtgagcatatatgtataggaattgacggattacaattatatgagttagcacactatgtgtgagctatctcgagtatccaacggtattctaaatggttcaacgggcattattcagataagaaatggtaagagaatgatgtgtattatgacatgtacatatatgaacatccttgatatgatgatacatggaaattatgtaagttgagatgaGTAATAAACTTAAGTGTTacatgttgaatttatatgaaatatgttcaagtatgctaacatgtgttgttgtttgatacttaggcatgtgccaagctattggttgaatggttttatgtttacttataagttgcattgaaatggtaagagcCCAAATGGAAATGtgcttgtgttcatgaaagagtggtaagattttaa from the Gossypium hirsutum isolate 1008001.06 chromosome D09, Gossypium_hirsutum_v2.1, whole genome shotgun sequence genome contains:
- the LOC107912376 gene encoding uncharacterized protein translates to MNEPWCRLFKFIFPFLIEEKNINVTSSGRLMATLIGNPLIKAFFIIFLVSAATATATATATATGDAPFIIAHKKASLNRLKSGTERVSVSVDIYNQGFTAAYDLSLIDNSWPQDAFDIVNGNTSHSWQKLDAGGHLSHSFELEAKRKGMFHGAPAVIYFRIPTKSVQQEAYSTPIFPLDILEERPPEKKFEWAKRLMAKYGSQISVISIVVLFIYLIITPSKASKKKR